In a genomic window of Brassica rapa cultivar Chiifu-401-42 chromosome A10, CAAS_Brap_v3.01, whole genome shotgun sequence:
- the LOC103833197 gene encoding protein DETOXIFICATION 25 isoform X1, whose translation MSRGGGEMEERLLNASETEQRRESLYLRKKIWSEVRKMWRIALPSTLFRVMSFGCIVVAQAFIGHSSETGLAAYALIQSTFIRFIYGVMAGMSSATETLCGQAYGAQQYHMMGIYLQRSWIVDTFTATLFVPFIIFAGPILRLLGQNIEITKTVDEIYPWVIPYLYSIVFTMTMQMYLQAQMKNAIIGVLSTVALVVDIVATWWCVSVMGMGIHGALLGLNISSWTVVIAEFVYVFGGWCPHTWTGFSTAAFVDLFPMLKLSISSGFMLCLEYWYMSIIVLMSGYTEDANIAISAFSICQYIYTWEMNISLGLLGAACVRVANELGKGDADAVRFSIKVVLVVSAVIGVLCSVLCLAFGGQISYLFSDSHQVSDAVADLSIVLSLSILLNIVQPILSGVAIGAGMQSMVAFVNLGTYYGVGIPFGFILINIFRFGVKGLWSGMLVGVGMQTLILSYVIYKTDWEMEVKKTNERMKTWTLKSPSVEPSTITTRDEERK comes from the exons ATGAGTAGAGGTGGCGGAGAAATGGAAGAGAGACTGCTAAATGCGTCAGAGACAGAACAGAGGAGAGAGAGTCTCTACTTGAGAAAGAAGATTTGGAGTGAAGTAAGAAAGATGTGGAGAATAGCTTTACCATCAACTTTGTTCAGAGTGATGTCGTTTGGTTGCATAGTGGTAGCTCAAGCCTTCATTGGCCACTCCAGTGAAACGGGTCTTGCTGCTTATGCTCTCATTCAGAGCACTTTCATTCGTTTCATCTATGGTGTTATG gCCGGTATGTCAAGTGCGACGGAGACGCTATGTGGACAAGCATACGGAGCACAACAATACCACATGATGGGGATATATCTACAACGTTCTTGGATAGTAGACACCTTTACAGCCACTCTCTTTGTCCCTTTCATCATCTTCGCGGGTCCTATTCTTCGGTTACTTGGCCAAAACATTGAGATCACCAAGACCGTAGACGAGATCTACCCTTGGGTCATTCCTTATCTATACAGCATCGTTTTCACCATGACAATGCAAATGTATCTCCAAGCACAGATGAAGAACGCCATCATAGGCGTTCTCTCGACCGTAGCCTTGGTTGTGGACATTGTGGCCACGTGGTGGTGCGTGAGCGTGATGGGGATGGGAATCCATGGTGCGCTTCTAGGACTTAATATAAGCTCGTGGACAGTGGTAATAGCCGAGTTTGTGTACGTGTTTGGAGGGTGGTGCCCGCATACTTGGACAGGCTTCAGCACTGCTGCTTTTGTTGATCTTTTCCCAATGCTCAAGTTATCCATTTCCTCTGGATTCATGCtttg CTTAGAGTATTGGTATATGAGCATCATTGTCTTAATGTCTGGATATACAGAGGATGCCAATATTGCAATTTCTGCATTTTCCATATG CCAGTATATATACACTTGGGAGATGAACATAAGTTTAGGCTTGTTGGGAGCAGCATG CGTACGAGTAGCAAACGAATTAGGAAAAGGAGATGCTGACGCAGTGAGATTCTCCATAAAAGTGGTGCTTGTGGTATCAGCGGTGATTGGTGTGTTATGTTCTGTTCTTTGCTTAGCGTTTGGCGGCCAGATTTCGTATTTGTTCTCCGATAGCCACCAAGTTTCAGACGCTGTCGCTGATCTCTCCATCGTCCTCAGCCTATCCATACTCTTAAACATCGTCCAACCCATTCTCTCTG GAGTAGCTATTGGAGCAGGGATGCAGAGTATGGTAGCATTTGTGAACTTAGGAACTTATTATGGAGTTGGTATTCCCTTTGGGTTCATCCTTATCAACATTTTCCGTTTTGGTGTTAAG GGACTGTGGTCAGGAATGTTGGTTGGAGTTGGTATGCAAACGTTGATATTGTCTTATGTTATTTACAAAACTGATTGGGAAATGGAG GTTAAGAAGACGAACGAGCGTATGAAAACCTGGACTCTAAAGTCACCTTCTGTAGAACCGAGTACTATCACGACGAGAGATGAAGAGAGAAAgtga
- the LOC103833197 gene encoding protein DETOXIFICATION 25 isoform X2 — protein MSRGGGEMEERLLNASETEQRRESLYLRKKIWSEVRKMWRIALPSTLFRVMSFGCIVVAQAFIGHSSETGLAAYALIQSTFIRFIYGVMAGMSSATETLCGQAYGAQQYHMMGIYLQRSWIVDTFTATLFVPFIIFAGPILRLLGQNIEITKTVDEIYPWVIPYLYSIVFTMTMQMYLQAQMKNAIIGVLSTVALVVDIVATWWCVSVMGMGIHGALLGLNISSWTVVIAEFVYVFGGWCPHTWTGFSTAAFVDLFPMLKLSISSGFMLCLEYWYMSIIVLMSGYTEDANIAISAFSICQYIYTWEMNISLGLLGAACVRVANELGKGDADAVRFSIKVVLVVSAVIGVLCSVLCLAFGGQISYLFSDSHQVSDAVADLSIVLSLSILLNIVQPILSGTVVRNVGWSWYANVDIVLCYLQN, from the exons ATGAGTAGAGGTGGCGGAGAAATGGAAGAGAGACTGCTAAATGCGTCAGAGACAGAACAGAGGAGAGAGAGTCTCTACTTGAGAAAGAAGATTTGGAGTGAAGTAAGAAAGATGTGGAGAATAGCTTTACCATCAACTTTGTTCAGAGTGATGTCGTTTGGTTGCATAGTGGTAGCTCAAGCCTTCATTGGCCACTCCAGTGAAACGGGTCTTGCTGCTTATGCTCTCATTCAGAGCACTTTCATTCGTTTCATCTATGGTGTTATG gCCGGTATGTCAAGTGCGACGGAGACGCTATGTGGACAAGCATACGGAGCACAACAATACCACATGATGGGGATATATCTACAACGTTCTTGGATAGTAGACACCTTTACAGCCACTCTCTTTGTCCCTTTCATCATCTTCGCGGGTCCTATTCTTCGGTTACTTGGCCAAAACATTGAGATCACCAAGACCGTAGACGAGATCTACCCTTGGGTCATTCCTTATCTATACAGCATCGTTTTCACCATGACAATGCAAATGTATCTCCAAGCACAGATGAAGAACGCCATCATAGGCGTTCTCTCGACCGTAGCCTTGGTTGTGGACATTGTGGCCACGTGGTGGTGCGTGAGCGTGATGGGGATGGGAATCCATGGTGCGCTTCTAGGACTTAATATAAGCTCGTGGACAGTGGTAATAGCCGAGTTTGTGTACGTGTTTGGAGGGTGGTGCCCGCATACTTGGACAGGCTTCAGCACTGCTGCTTTTGTTGATCTTTTCCCAATGCTCAAGTTATCCATTTCCTCTGGATTCATGCtttg CTTAGAGTATTGGTATATGAGCATCATTGTCTTAATGTCTGGATATACAGAGGATGCCAATATTGCAATTTCTGCATTTTCCATATG CCAGTATATATACACTTGGGAGATGAACATAAGTTTAGGCTTGTTGGGAGCAGCATG CGTACGAGTAGCAAACGAATTAGGAAAAGGAGATGCTGACGCAGTGAGATTCTCCATAAAAGTGGTGCTTGTGGTATCAGCGGTGATTGGTGTGTTATGTTCTGTTCTTTGCTTAGCGTTTGGCGGCCAGATTTCGTATTTGTTCTCCGATAGCCACCAAGTTTCAGACGCTGTCGCTGATCTCTCCATCGTCCTCAGCCTATCCATACTCTTAAACATCGTCCAACCCATTCTCTCTG GGACTGTGGTCAGGAATGTTGGTTGGAGTTGGTATGCAAACGTTGATATTGTCTTATGTTATTTACAAAACTGA